Proteins encoded together in one Mugil cephalus isolate CIBA_MC_2020 chromosome 16, CIBA_Mcephalus_1.1, whole genome shotgun sequence window:
- the LOC125022813 gene encoding M protein, serotype 5-like: MAQRYNPIHRQESSMTPENNTTPRFFAFTGDETDIDMSVEQVRDLWRQLNSLREQNDGLVAEKNKLHNDYSSVKRENERLKELLQKQRNTTANELMVKTPSRSHNTMLDKLQMEVTDLKKELSQRDSQILQKEKDSLSERTELLAEKEKLEEEKKDLEEQKKKVRKERRELFFKGADRQAQELEEKNKEIEVKNKELEETKKEMLKNRREMWEKTAEMEQRMKELDNKNKYLEEAKREMGRKMKALKNQSEDVERENLELKEKVKHLEETAKQMENRSEKLTEKNEELEREKNDLETNNKAMVERSEELNSKLKDLTEGKKELEEKIKDLEESRNNMQETGKTPKEGNSDLEQEKKDLEENMKEKNEQLKERIGEEEEEKEETEKRNKDLEVKEDTEKKDTEPPKSKKKEKKGFWSWLRRKSRGSKVRVEEEAPSCSAGPSHHSTSTSTLPLSSM; this comes from the coding sequence ATGGCCCAAAGATACAACCCAATCCACAGACAGGAGTCTTCAATGACTCCTGAAAATAACACCACCCCCCGATTCTTCGCCTTCACTGGGGACGAAACTGACATCGACATGTCCGTTGAGCAAGTGCGCGATCTGTGGCGCCAACTAAATTCATTGCGCGAGCAGAACGACGGGCTTGTCGCCGAAAAGAACAAGCTCCACAACGACTACAGCTCCGTCAAGCGCGAGAATGAAAgactgaaggagctgctgcagaagcAGAGAAACACCACAGCCAACGAGCTGATGGTCAAGACACCTTCACGGAGTCACAACACCATGCTGGACAAGCTCCAGATGGAGGTCACCGACCTGAAGAAGGAGCTCAGCCAGAGAGACTCACAAATCCTtcagaaggagaaggacagtTTGTCTGAGAGGACAGAGCTGCTggctgagaaagaaaagttagaggaagagaagaaggatctggaggagcagaagaaaaaagtgaggaaggaaaggagagagcTTTTTTTCAAGGGAGCAGACAGGCAGGCTCAAGAACttgaagaaaagaataaagaaatagaggtgaaaaataaagagctggaggagactaagaaagaaatgttgaaaaacaGACGTGAGATGTGGGAGAAGACCGCCGAGATGGAGCAAAGGATGAAAGAATTGgacaacaagaacaaatacCTGGAGGAGGCTAAGAGAGAAATGGGGCGGAAAATGAAAGCTCTGAAAAACCAGAGTGAAGACGTGGAGCGAGAAAACTTAGAGCTGAAGGAAAAGGTTAAACATCTGGAAGAGACCGcgaaacaaatggaaaacagaagCGAAAAACTGACAGAGAAGAACGAAGAGTTGGAGCGGGAGAAGAACGACCTGGAGACCAACAATAAAGCAATGGTGGAGAGAAGTGAAGAACTAAACAGTAAGTTGAAAGACTTAACTGAAGGGaagaaagagctggaggagaaaattaAAGACCTGGAGGAGAGTAGGAACAACATGCAGGAAACAGGTAAGACACCGAAAGAGGGAAACAGTGATTtggaacaggagaaaaaggatctggaggagaatatgaaagagaaaaatgaacaactgaAGGAGAGGAtcggagaagaggaagaggaaaaggaagaaacgGAGAAGAGGAACAAAGATCTTGAAGTAAAGgaagacacagagaagaaagacaCTGAGCCCCCaaagtcaaaaaagaaagaaaagaagggtttCTGGAGTTGGCTGCGAAGAAAGAGCAGAGGCAGCAAGGTGAGAGTGGAAGAGGAGGCTCCTAGTTGTTCAGCAGGTCCTTCCCAccactccacctccacctccaccctccctctgtcctccatgTAA